A section of the Myxococcus virescens genome encodes:
- a CDS encoding glycosyltransferase family 4 protein: protein MRVLLGIHHPLNANMGAPGVTLALGQALAARGCQVDYFSYDDAYPGLRHHTTLHELRFPWMLTAHLLRAASRYDVLDITTGDAWPWMRLGRPGARARHALVTRSHGLEHTFSERLRADARAGHLSLSWKYPLYHGGYRLWEVRQTLLRADHAVLLNTQDAAYATERLGVPARQLSVIPHGLDVAFQGLPSPTPSAPGAPLRVACVGSWLALKGRAEMVAVATHLYAEGVSFTLTLYGTGNPEAEVLAAFPAGAREHVRVVPRYPRAELPRLLRDEEVLFFPSHSEGFGMALVESMASGLTPVSTPVGVAPQVVRDGETGWLVPMGDVAAQVAALRSLAEDRARLLRLREAAQVAVRDMTWRDIAERTSILYESLLRSPRTV from the coding sequence ATGCGCGTCTTGCTTGGCATCCACCATCCGTTGAACGCGAACATGGGGGCGCCGGGGGTGACGCTCGCGCTGGGGCAGGCGCTGGCGGCGCGGGGCTGCCAGGTGGACTACTTCAGCTACGACGACGCCTATCCCGGCCTGCGGCACCACACGACGCTGCACGAGCTGCGGTTCCCCTGGATGCTCACCGCGCACCTGCTGCGGGCCGCGAGCCGGTATGACGTGCTGGACATCACCACCGGGGATGCGTGGCCCTGGATGCGCTTGGGCCGTCCGGGGGCGCGGGCCCGCCATGCCCTGGTGACGCGCAGCCACGGCCTGGAGCACACCTTCTCCGAACGGCTGCGCGCCGACGCGCGTGCGGGGCACCTGTCGCTGAGCTGGAAGTACCCGCTGTACCATGGCGGCTATCGCCTCTGGGAGGTGCGCCAGACCCTGCTGCGCGCGGACCATGCGGTGCTGCTCAACACGCAGGATGCCGCCTACGCGACGGAGCGGCTGGGCGTGCCCGCGCGTCAGTTGAGTGTCATTCCCCATGGGCTGGATGTGGCCTTCCAGGGGCTGCCTTCGCCCACGCCTTCCGCGCCCGGTGCGCCGCTGCGGGTGGCGTGTGTGGGGAGCTGGCTGGCGCTCAAGGGGCGCGCGGAGATGGTGGCCGTCGCCACCCACCTGTATGCCGAAGGTGTGTCCTTCACGCTGACGTTGTACGGCACGGGCAACCCGGAGGCGGAGGTGCTGGCGGCGTTTCCCGCTGGGGCGCGCGAGCACGTGCGCGTGGTGCCTCGTTATCCACGCGCCGAGCTGCCGCGCCTGCTGCGGGACGAAGAGGTGCTGTTCTTCCCCAGCCATTCGGAGGGCTTCGGGATGGCGCTGGTGGAGTCGATGGCCAGCGGGCTCACGCCGGTGTCGACGCCGGTGGGCGTGGCGCCCCAGGTCGTGCGTGACGGCGAGACGGGGTGGTTGGTACCGATGGGAGACGTCGCCGCGCAGGTGGCGGCGCTGCGCTCGCTGGCGGAGGATCGCGCTCGCCTGCTCCGGTTGCGTGAAGCCGCGCAGGTCGCGGTTCGGGACATGACGTGGCGGGACATCGCCGAGCGCACGTCAATCCTTTACGAGTCGCTTCTCCGCTCGCCGCGGACCGTCTAG
- a CDS encoding acyltransferase family protein: MPPFPAPMSLHSAPTLQASLDSRRNNLDFLRFAAASCVLLSHAFPLGEGKGTVEPLESFTRGQFSLGRLGVAVFLIISGVLITRSWERTPDAARFIWARVLRIFPGLGAMLLLTVGVLGPAFTRLSLGDYFTAPDTALYLLGNFALNWPQWHLPGVFEANAYPHAVNGSLWTLKYEVGFYLLTLGLGLTGLLRKGMVIFGLVGAAVATFVTGRLGFWPELYLYFGGGVALYQWREHVRMSPWVAAACVVGWLITARLGYGCRIATGLLGGYVVLYLAFRPMGALADFGRRGDLSYGVYLYAFPVQQAVSTLLGGPTAWWVNAAVAFPCVLLLAALSWRWVEQPALRRKDRLPAWVRRLAASVTAVPKTPSRPAGPH, encoded by the coding sequence ATGCCACCGTTTCCCGCCCCCATGTCCCTGCATTCCGCTCCCACGTTGCAGGCGAGCCTCGACTCGCGCCGCAACAACCTGGACTTCCTGCGCTTCGCCGCGGCGTCGTGCGTATTGCTCAGCCATGCCTTCCCCCTGGGCGAGGGCAAGGGGACAGTGGAGCCGCTGGAGTCCTTCACCCGGGGACAGTTCTCCCTGGGACGGCTGGGCGTCGCGGTGTTCCTCATCATCAGCGGCGTGCTCATCACCCGGAGCTGGGAGCGGACGCCCGATGCGGCGCGCTTCATCTGGGCCCGGGTGCTGCGCATCTTCCCCGGGCTGGGGGCCATGCTGCTGCTGACGGTGGGGGTGCTGGGGCCGGCCTTCACCCGGCTGTCCCTGGGCGACTACTTCACGGCCCCGGACACGGCCCTGTACCTGCTGGGCAACTTCGCCCTGAACTGGCCCCAGTGGCACCTGCCGGGCGTCTTCGAGGCGAACGCCTATCCCCACGCCGTCAACGGCTCGCTGTGGACGCTGAAGTACGAGGTCGGCTTCTACCTGCTGACGCTGGGCCTGGGCCTGACGGGCCTCTTGCGCAAGGGCATGGTCATCTTCGGCCTCGTCGGCGCGGCGGTGGCCACCTTCGTCACCGGACGGCTGGGCTTCTGGCCGGAGCTGTACCTGTACTTCGGCGGCGGCGTGGCGCTGTACCAGTGGCGCGAACACGTGCGCATGAGCCCCTGGGTGGCGGCGGCGTGCGTGGTGGGGTGGCTCATCACGGCCCGGCTCGGATACGGCTGCCGCATCGCCACCGGCCTGCTGGGCGGATACGTCGTGCTGTACCTCGCCTTCCGGCCCATGGGGGCGCTGGCGGACTTCGGGCGCCGGGGCGACCTGTCCTACGGCGTCTACCTCTACGCCTTCCCCGTGCAGCAGGCCGTCAGCACCCTGCTGGGCGGGCCCACGGCGTGGTGGGTGAACGCGGCGGTGGCATTCCCCTGTGTGCTGCTGCTGGCGGCGCTGTCGTGGCGGTGGGTGGAGCAGCCCGCCTTGCGGCGCAAGGACAGGCTCCCCGCGTGGGTGAGGCGTCTGGCGGCCTCCGTCACAGCGGTTCCGAAGACGCCGTCCCGGCCGGCTGGGCCGCACTGA
- a CDS encoding MraY family glycosyltransferase, with the protein MITLLVAFFVSLLVALALTRLVRDRALAWGWLDQANSSRKVHVRPIPRLGGVGIVGGFFAPLCALFLVDSGVGYHFRSHTELVAGLFLGGAAIVALGLYDDLRGAGARLKFAVQFTVAFGLYAMGFRIDVIANPFGPELVLGALSLPFTVLWVVGVVNALNLIDGLDGLAGGVAFFGVGTNFILALSRGDVLLSLLMAALAGAILGFLVFNFNPASIFMGDTGSMFLGFVLAAVSIKTSTKSGTAVAMLVPVMALGLPIMDTLLAMVRRSLQGRPMFSADREHIHHRLMSHLVLSHRATVLVLYGLCGLFMLVALALSFASSAQSAMLLCGMGVLIVLLMRRLGYLDLGRARDMRQVRQRNLWLRTMVKDVTRAVRASPSLEAVWNAVRPLADALGLSRQELHFQRARPTGLADNVVFEAQRPAGSGMPFEVRITLEADGEVLGAMLLVWRDGRAAINRDEELALEQVADAVAESAGRLRPRADAEPGRLVAMRK; encoded by the coding sequence ATGATTACGCTTCTGGTCGCCTTCTTCGTCTCGCTGCTGGTGGCACTGGCGCTGACGCGGCTGGTGCGCGACCGGGCCCTGGCGTGGGGATGGCTGGACCAGGCGAATTCCAGCCGGAAGGTCCATGTCCGGCCGATTCCCCGGCTGGGTGGGGTGGGCATCGTCGGTGGATTCTTCGCGCCGCTGTGCGCGTTGTTCCTGGTGGACTCTGGCGTGGGGTACCACTTCCGCTCCCACACGGAGCTGGTGGCGGGCCTGTTCCTGGGCGGCGCGGCGATTGTGGCGCTGGGCCTCTACGACGACCTGCGGGGCGCGGGCGCCCGTCTGAAGTTCGCTGTCCAGTTCACGGTGGCGTTCGGCTTGTATGCCATGGGGTTCCGCATCGACGTCATCGCCAACCCGTTCGGCCCGGAGTTGGTGTTGGGCGCGTTGAGTCTGCCTTTCACCGTGTTGTGGGTGGTGGGCGTGGTCAACGCGCTCAACCTCATCGACGGCCTGGATGGGCTCGCGGGCGGCGTGGCCTTCTTCGGCGTCGGCACCAACTTCATCCTCGCGCTGTCGCGAGGCGACGTGTTGCTGTCATTGCTGATGGCGGCGCTGGCGGGCGCCATCCTTGGGTTCCTGGTGTTCAACTTCAACCCGGCCTCCATCTTCATGGGGGACACCGGGAGCATGTTCCTGGGCTTCGTGCTGGCCGCGGTGTCCATCAAGACGAGCACCAAGAGCGGCACGGCGGTGGCCATGCTGGTGCCGGTGATGGCGCTGGGGCTGCCCATCATGGACACGCTGCTGGCCATGGTGCGGCGCTCGTTGCAAGGGCGGCCGATGTTCAGCGCCGACCGGGAGCACATCCATCACCGGCTGATGAGCCACCTGGTGCTCAGCCACCGCGCCACGGTGCTGGTGCTGTATGGCCTGTGCGGCCTCTTCATGCTGGTGGCGCTGGCGCTGAGCTTCGCCAGCAGCGCGCAGAGCGCCATGCTGCTGTGTGGCATGGGCGTGCTCATCGTGTTGCTGATGCGGCGGCTGGGCTACCTGGACCTGGGCCGCGCCAGGGACATGCGCCAGGTCCGTCAGCGCAACCTCTGGCTGCGGACCATGGTGAAGGACGTCACCCGCGCGGTGCGCGCGTCGCCTTCGCTGGAGGCGGTGTGGAACGCGGTGCGCCCGCTGGCGGATGCCCTGGGCCTGTCGCGCCAGGAGCTGCACTTCCAGCGCGCCCGTCCCACGGGGCTCGCGGACAACGTCGTCTTTGAAGCCCAGCGGCCCGCGGGCTCGGGGATGCCGTTCGAGGTCCGCATCACCCTCGAGGCTGACGGCGAGGTGCTGGGCGCGATGCTGCTGGTGTGGCGGGATGGCCGGGCCGCCATCAACCGCGATGAGGAGCTGGCGCTGGAGCAGGTGGCGGACGCGGTGGCGGAGAGCGCCGGGCGGCTCCGGCCCCGGGCCGACGCCGAGCCCGGACGCCTGGTCGCGATGAGGAAGTGA
- a CDS encoding LTA synthase family protein, with protein MARRARIPKTLFFQRPPSNLWPLVGVILASAVLVGAMELTIAVFSSAGLEGITQRNVYSMLLSVGVISAVTSLLWAVTNRVGISGALVAAAMLFTVTLHIRKVQLIDRPLMPWDFLEWRQVTSLAPTLLPGGGAVAAIGSCLLLVAMLAVMWRAVARGTPRYPLPKAGRRNLALAAVAYLLVIIFQQHLPVRRVFNRFGIYDQVWDQRSNFQMNGLTLMMLWNWEGLRLEPGSEYSQAQVHAALGVPPGVVPAAPQEPVDVVVFMAESLWDPTRLGIPFSEDPLPFVRSLMGSHSSGNLISPAFGGGTANAEFELLTGMSSSFAPDGAFPYQHYVMRPVDALPSLFRRAGYQTVAIHPFHAFYWSRDVVYPLLGFDTFQSLTDFTSPRLEGPWVSDEEVVDHILHELSDERQPRFIMAVTMSTHGPYNLPLTGEERIEVQGEKLSPDNRLLLKNYVHKLRQMDSAVERLVRRLEARKRKTLLVLFGDHLPMLGSDYATYREAGYFQEPWTDAQRERMAEVPVVLWTNFPVPRQDIHLSISMLTPRILETAGLRPPGFFAFVSELSKVLPVVRGDLLRNASGEYLPAGDKVPKAQEPGSWEDWMRRYRLLTYDRLAGDNFSAAQPAGTASSEPL; from the coding sequence GTCGGGGCCATGGAGCTGACCATTGCCGTCTTCTCGTCCGCGGGCCTGGAGGGCATCACCCAGCGCAACGTCTACTCCATGCTCCTCAGCGTGGGAGTCATCTCCGCGGTGACGAGCCTGCTGTGGGCGGTGACGAACCGGGTGGGAATCTCGGGGGCCCTGGTGGCGGCGGCGATGCTCTTCACCGTCACCCTGCACATCCGGAAGGTGCAGCTCATCGACCGGCCACTGATGCCCTGGGACTTCCTGGAGTGGCGGCAGGTGACGTCGCTGGCGCCCACGCTGCTGCCCGGCGGCGGCGCGGTGGCGGCCATCGGCTCGTGTCTGCTGTTGGTGGCCATGCTCGCCGTCATGTGGCGCGCGGTGGCGCGCGGCACGCCCCGGTACCCGTTGCCCAAGGCCGGACGCCGCAACCTGGCGCTGGCGGCGGTGGCCTACCTGCTGGTCATCATCTTCCAGCAGCACCTGCCCGTGCGGCGCGTCTTCAACCGCTTCGGCATCTACGACCAGGTGTGGGACCAGCGCTCCAACTTCCAGATGAACGGGCTCACGCTGATGATGCTCTGGAACTGGGAGGGGCTGCGGCTGGAGCCGGGCAGTGAGTACTCCCAGGCGCAGGTGCACGCGGCCCTGGGTGTCCCTCCGGGCGTGGTGCCCGCCGCGCCCCAGGAGCCCGTGGACGTCGTCGTCTTCATGGCCGAATCGCTCTGGGACCCGACGCGGCTGGGCATCCCCTTCAGCGAGGACCCGCTGCCCTTCGTGCGGTCGCTCATGGGGAGCCACAGCTCGGGCAACCTCATCAGCCCGGCCTTCGGTGGCGGCACGGCCAACGCGGAGTTCGAGCTCCTGACGGGCATGTCCTCGTCGTTCGCCCCGGACGGCGCGTTTCCCTACCAACACTATGTGATGCGGCCCGTGGACGCGCTGCCGTCGCTGTTCCGCCGCGCGGGCTACCAGACGGTGGCCATCCACCCGTTCCACGCGTTCTATTGGAGCCGCGACGTGGTGTACCCGTTGCTGGGCTTCGACACGTTCCAGTCGCTCACGGACTTCACTTCCCCCCGGCTCGAAGGGCCCTGGGTGTCGGACGAGGAGGTCGTCGACCACATCCTCCACGAGCTCTCCGACGAGCGTCAGCCGCGGTTCATCATGGCCGTGACGATGTCCACCCACGGGCCCTACAACCTTCCGCTCACCGGCGAGGAGCGGATCGAGGTGCAGGGCGAGAAGCTCTCGCCGGACAACCGGCTGCTCTTGAAGAACTACGTGCACAAGCTGCGGCAGATGGACTCGGCCGTGGAGCGGCTGGTGCGCAGGCTGGAGGCGCGCAAACGCAAGACGCTGCTGGTGCTCTTCGGGGACCACCTGCCGATGCTGGGCTCGGACTACGCGACCTATCGCGAGGCTGGCTACTTCCAGGAGCCCTGGACGGACGCGCAGCGCGAGCGCATGGCGGAGGTCCCCGTCGTCCTCTGGACGAACTTCCCCGTGCCCCGGCAGGACATCCACCTGAGCATCAGCATGCTCACCCCGCGCATCCTCGAGACGGCGGGGCTGCGGCCTCCGGGCTTCTTCGCCTTCGTCTCCGAATTGTCCAAGGTGCTGCCCGTGGTCCGGGGAGACCTGCTGCGCAACGCCTCCGGCGAATACCTGCCCGCGGGCGACAAGGTCCCCAAGGCCCAGGAGCCGGGCTCGTGGGAGGACTGGATGCGGCGCTACCGCCTGCTCACGTATGACCGGCTGGCGGGCGACAACTTCAGTGCGGCCCAGCCGGCCGGGACGGCGTCTTCGGAACCGCTGTGA